The genomic stretch GTGCATAAACAGAGCGTTTTATCCGTGCGTTCGAGGATATCGTAATTAGGACAGGTTTTACAACCCTCCCAAAAAGTTTGATCTTTGGTGAGCTCTGAAAATGTAACTGGTTTATAGCCTAGATCTGAATTTATCTTCATAACGGCTAAACTCGTGGTGATACCAAAAAGCTTGGCTTTAGGGAATTTCTTTTTTGAGAGTTCAAAGGTGGCTAGTTTTATAGATTTGGCTAAACCTGTTTTTCTATAATCGGGATGTACGATAAGTCCGGAATTGGCAACATATTTTTGTCCTTCCCAACTCTCGATATAACAAAAGCCAACAGCTTTATCACCATCTAAAGCGATGATTGCCTTTCCATCTTCCATCTTCTGAATAATGTAATCGGTTTGCCGAATGGCAATACCTGTACCTTTTATTTTTGCTGCATTTTCTATTATCTTGCAAATAGACTCTGCATATATATGATGACTTTTAGTCGCCAAAGTAATTTTAACTTCCATAGTAAAATGGATTGTGATTTTGAATAAATAAATTGAAAAATGACTGGGAAAAAGCAGAGTACGTAACTCCACTATAAAATATTTACGCCCTAAGG from Bacteroidales bacterium encodes the following:
- a CDS encoding GNAT family N-acetyltransferase; translated protein: MSEEWIVVLDALGRKYFIVELRTLLFPSHFSIYLFKITIHFTMEVKITLATKSHHIYAESICKIIENAAKIKGTGIAIRQTDYIIQKMEDGKAIIALDGDKAVGFCYIESWEGQKYVANSGLIVHPDYRKTGLAKSIKLATFELSKKKFPKAKLFGITTSLAVMKINSDLGYKPVTFSELTKDQTFWEGCKTCPNYDILERTDKTLCLCT